Proteins encoded within one genomic window of Spirulina major PCC 6313:
- the mfd gene encoding transcription-repair coupling factor: protein MALSSVVRAIARSPLTQDFVQKLQNQQTPLHLNGASRLPKGLVSSAIAQTTQRNLLIVCPTLEEAGRWAAQLEVMGWKAIRFYPTSEASPYESLDPESEMVWGQLVVLSEQVYPEDAAESWVIVTTERALQPHLPPPELLKSHLCNVQTGMTMTAKALDHQLTQLGYQRVALVESEGQWSRRGDLVDVFPVSTELPVRLEWYGDELERIREFDPATQRSLDSIPRLTLTPTSFTPLLAETLQDHPDLPVEEQEAIANGDYPLGLRRYLGLAYPEPANLLDYLPPETLVVVDEPDTCAAHCARWVEYVTVQWHAHPPQVPPLHRDFATISTALHSRFSAIYLSELVVDGVGVNLASRALPTTPHQFGSLAELLRGQRDAPGGLSLKQYNQWLVSAQPSRAVSLLQEHDCVAQFIPNPHDYPAIERLQTQRSAIALKYSGLAELEGFILPTYRLVVVTDREFFGQHSLTSPTYIRKRRRAVSKQVDLNKLSPGDYVVHRSHGIGKFLQLETIEGRDYLALKYDDGTLRVPADSVDSLSRFQHSGKRPPELNKMAGKTWERTKARVRKAIKKVAVDLLELYAKRAKQTGFAYPPDEPWQGELEDSFPYQPTPDQLKATQDVKRDLESDRPMDRLVCGDVGFGKTEVAVRAIFKAIVSGHKQVAFLAPTTILTQQHYHTLKERFAPYPIQIGLLNRFRTASEKRELLQRLKSGELDVLIGTQQILGSSVQFHDLGLLVIDEEQRFGVNQKEKIKALKTQVDVLTLTATPIPRTLYMSLSGIREMSLITTPPPSRRPIQTHLSPYNPDVVRTAIRNELDRGGQTFYVVPRVEGIESLAAQLVEMLPSARVAIAHGQMNESDLESTMLAFNNGEADILVCTTIVESGLDIPRVNTIIIEDAQRFGLSQLYQLRGRVGRSGIQAHAWLLYSANQTLSDTARKRLRAIQEFTQLGSGYQLATRDMEIRGVGNILGAEQSGQMAALGFDLYMSMLQEALQEIRGQEIPKVEDTQIDLKLTAFIPADYIPDLEQKMAAYRAVSSANSQRELAQIEEAWYDRYGPIPKPALQLIQVVRLKQIAKSLGFSRIKPDGPQHIVLETPMEEPAWRLLDEHLPKHLRSRFVYSPKKVTVRGLGVLKPDQQLSNLIEWLSKIQGGLPSPDAIGSSRS from the coding sequence ATGGCGCTTTCTTCTGTTGTGCGGGCGATCGCTCGCTCCCCACTGACCCAGGATTTTGTACAAAAATTGCAAAATCAGCAGACCCCCTTGCATCTCAATGGAGCGTCTCGTTTACCGAAAGGGTTGGTCAGTAGTGCGATCGCGCAAACGACGCAACGTAACTTACTCATTGTCTGTCCCACCCTCGAAGAAGCCGGACGCTGGGCGGCACAGTTGGAGGTGATGGGGTGGAAAGCGATCCGGTTTTATCCCACCTCCGAAGCCTCGCCCTATGAGTCCCTTGATCCGGAGTCGGAGATGGTCTGGGGGCAGTTGGTGGTGCTCAGTGAGCAGGTGTATCCAGAGGATGCAGCGGAATCCTGGGTGATTGTGACCACAGAGCGGGCGTTACAGCCTCATCTTCCCCCGCCGGAGTTGTTAAAGTCCCATCTGTGTAATGTGCAGACGGGGATGACGATGACGGCGAAGGCGTTGGATCATCAGTTGACGCAATTGGGATATCAGCGGGTGGCGTTGGTGGAAAGTGAGGGGCAATGGAGTCGGCGCGGGGATTTGGTGGATGTGTTCCCGGTTTCGACGGAATTGCCGGTGCGCTTGGAATGGTACGGGGATGAGTTGGAGCGGATTCGGGAGTTTGACCCGGCGACGCAGCGATCGCTCGATAGCATCCCCCGCCTCACCCTCACGCCCACAAGTTTTACGCCCCTCCTGGCGGAAACCCTCCAGGATCATCCCGATCTGCCGGTGGAGGAGCAAGAGGCGATCGCAAATGGCGACTATCCCCTCGGTTTGCGCCGCTACCTCGGCCTCGCTTACCCAGAACCCGCCAATCTCCTCGACTATTTACCCCCGGAAACCTTGGTGGTGGTGGATGAACCCGATACCTGCGCGGCCCACTGTGCCCGCTGGGTGGAGTATGTGACGGTGCAATGGCACGCCCACCCGCCCCAAGTGCCGCCCCTCCATCGAGATTTCGCCACGATTAGCACGGCGCTCCACTCTCGATTTTCAGCGATCTATCTCTCCGAGTTAGTGGTTGATGGGGTAGGGGTGAATCTGGCCAGCCGTGCTTTACCCACGACACCGCACCAGTTCGGGAGCTTGGCGGAATTGCTCCGGGGTCAGCGGGATGCGCCTGGGGGATTAAGTCTGAAGCAATATAATCAATGGTTGGTGTCGGCTCAACCCTCGCGGGCGGTGTCCTTGCTGCAAGAGCATGATTGTGTGGCGCAGTTTATTCCTAATCCCCACGACTATCCAGCGATTGAGCGTTTGCAGACGCAACGGAGTGCGATCGCCCTCAAATATTCCGGCCTGGCGGAACTCGAAGGGTTCATTTTACCCACCTATCGCCTCGTGGTGGTCACCGACCGGGAATTCTTCGGCCAGCACAGCCTCACCAGTCCCACCTACATTCGCAAACGGCGGCGGGCGGTCTCGAAACAAGTAGACCTCAATAAGCTCTCGCCGGGGGATTATGTCGTTCACCGCAGCCACGGGATCGGCAAGTTTTTACAACTCGAAACCATCGAAGGGCGCGACTATTTAGCCCTCAAATATGACGATGGGACGTTGCGTGTTCCGGCGGATTCGGTGGATAGTTTGTCGCGGTTTCAGCATTCGGGGAAACGTCCCCCAGAACTGAACAAAATGGCCGGGAAAACCTGGGAACGCACTAAGGCCCGCGTCCGCAAGGCGATTAAAAAAGTGGCGGTAGATTTGCTCGAACTCTACGCCAAACGCGCCAAACAAACGGGGTTTGCTTATCCTCCCGATGAACCGTGGCAAGGGGAGCTTGAGGATTCGTTTCCCTACCAACCCACCCCGGATCAACTGAAGGCAACCCAGGATGTGAAGCGAGATTTGGAGAGCGATCGCCCCATGGATCGCCTCGTTTGTGGGGATGTGGGGTTTGGCAAAACTGAAGTAGCGGTGCGGGCGATTTTTAAAGCGATCGTCTCCGGTCATAAACAAGTCGCCTTTTTAGCCCCGACAACGATTCTCACTCAACAGCATTACCACACCCTCAAAGAACGTTTCGCCCCCTACCCGATCCAAATTGGCTTGTTAAATCGGTTCCGCACCGCTTCGGAAAAACGAGAACTGCTCCAGCGATTAAAAAGTGGTGAATTGGATGTGTTGATCGGGACGCAGCAAATTTTAGGATCAAGTGTGCAATTTCACGATCTCGGCCTGTTGGTCATTGACGAAGAACAGCGATTTGGGGTGAATCAAAAAGAAAAAATCAAAGCCTTAAAAACTCAGGTTGATGTGTTAACACTCACCGCAACACCGATTCCGCGCACCCTTTATATGTCTCTATCGGGAATTCGGGAAATGAGTTTGATCACTACGCCACCCCCGTCGCGCCGCCCGATTCAAACCCATCTTTCACCCTATAATCCCGACGTAGTGCGCACGGCGATCCGGAATGAATTGGATCGCGGCGGCCAGACCTTTTATGTGGTGCCGAGGGTGGAGGGAATTGAAAGCTTGGCGGCGCAGTTGGTGGAAATGTTGCCCAGTGCGCGAGTGGCGATCGCCCACGGTCAAATGAACGAAAGTGACCTCGAATCCACCATGCTCGCCTTTAACAATGGTGAAGCGGATATCCTCGTTTGCACCACGATTGTCGAATCGGGGCTTGATATTCCCCGCGTCAACACAATCATTATTGAAGATGCCCAACGCTTTGGCCTGTCGCAACTCTATCAATTGCGCGGTCGGGTGGGGCGATCGGGGATTCAAGCCCACGCCTGGCTCCTTTATTCCGCCAATCAAACCCTCTCCGACACCGCCCGCAAACGCTTACGCGCCATTCAAGAATTTACCCAACTCGGTTCTGGCTATCAACTCGCGACGCGGGATATGGAAATTCGCGGCGTGGGCAATATTTTAGGTGCGGAGCAGTCCGGGCAGATGGCCGCACTGGGGTTTGATCTCTATATGTCAATGCTGCAAGAAGCCTTACAAGAAATTCGCGGCCAAGAAATTCCCAAGGTGGAAGATACCCAAATTGACCTCAAACTCACCGCCTTTATTCCCGCCGACTACATTCCCGACCTTGAGCAAAAAATGGCGGCCTATCGGGCCGTTTCGTCGGCAAACTCGCAGCGGGAACTAGCCCAAATTGAAGAAGCCTGGTACGATCGCTACGGCCCCATCCCGAAACCCGCCCTCCAACTCATCCAAGTGGTACGCCTCAAACAAATCGCCAAATCCCTTGGGTTCTCCCGAATTAAGCCCGATGGCCCCCAACATATCGTCCTGGAAACCCCCATGGAAGAACCCGCCTGGCGTTTATTGGATGAACATTTACCGAAACACTTGCGATCGCGCTTCGTCTACAGCCCGAAAAAAGTCACCGTCCGCGGCCTAGGTGTCCTCAAACCCGATCAACAACTCAGCAACCTCATTGAATGGCTCAGTAAAATTCAAGGGGGATTACCCAGTCCCGACGCGATCGGGAGTAGTCGTTCCTGA